The following proteins are co-located in the Melanotaenia boesemani isolate fMelBoe1 chromosome 5, fMelBoe1.pri, whole genome shotgun sequence genome:
- the LOC121640489 gene encoding dickkopf-related protein 2-like, protein MSRLLVLIVSVGLALLACSRRGEARVRLNSIRTVILRGGHPLPGNRSAWEPSMDLTLYQCMSDLECSEGSYCHIPTKGPVHSRCQTCRRRNRRCHRDGMCCPGNRCSSNVCVPDVDSFMSQRIPDTDEDISPLSGRKGWRKRGRMDIKGSSSKGQVGDSCLRSSDCSDNLCCARHFWTRICKPVLREGQVCTRQRRKGHHGLELFQRCPCGAGLSCRTLRDLSTQPSTPSSSSMLAPKPKSAVSSSSSRHSSPHTSVLSSTSSSSSSVVSKTRLHVCHTN, encoded by the exons ATGAGCCGTCTGTTGGTGCTGATTGTGAGCGTCGGGCTCGCGCTCCTGGCGTGTTCCCGTCGCGGGGAGGCGCGTGTCAGGCTGAACTCCATCAGAACCGTGATCCTTCGAGGGGGTCACCCGCTCCCCGGGAACAGGAGCGCGTGGGAGCCGAGCATGGACTTAACG CTCTACCAGTGCATGAGTGACCTGGAGTGCAGCGAGGGGAGCTACTGCCACATCCCCACCAAAGGCCCCGTCCACTCCCGCTGCCAGACCTGCCGCAGGAGGAACCGGCGCTGCCACAGGGATGGCATGTGTTGCCCTGGCAACCGCTGCAGCAGCA ATGTCTGCGTTCCTGATGTGGACAGTTTTATGTCTCAGAGGATCCCAGACACTGATGAAGACATAAGTCCACTGTCTGGAAGGAAAGGATGGAGGAAAAGAGGGAGGATGGACATCAAGGGATCCTCCAGTAAAG GTCAGGTTGGCGACTCCTGCTTGCGCTCCTCCGATTGTTCAGACAATTTGTGCTGCGCCCGTCACTTCTGGACTCGTATATGCAAGCCGGTGTTGCGGGAGGGACAGGTTTGTACACGGCAGCGGCGTAAAGGACACCACGGCCTGGAGCTGTTCCAGCGCTGCCCCTGTGGGGCCGGACTCAGCTGCCGGACTCTGCGGGACCTCAGCACCCAGCCCTCAACACCATCATCGTCTTCAATGCTGGCCCCAAAACCCAAATCTgctgtctcctcttcctcatctcgCCACTCTTCTCCGCacacctctgtgctgtcctcAACCTCGTCATCATCGTCTTCAGTGGTTTCAAAGACGAGACTTCACGTGTGCCATACAAATTAA